The following proteins come from a genomic window of Montipora foliosa isolate CH-2021 chromosome 2, ASM3666993v2, whole genome shotgun sequence:
- the LOC137991772 gene encoding uncharacterized protein yields the protein MWTQLKRAAIPVFSGNKKTYESWKAAFIACIDKAPATPEYKLLQLRQYLSGEALKTIENLGHSEYAYEAAKERLDRRFGGQRRQIAIKLEELENFKPLRPENSKDSEDFADLLDIAVINLKEAGRSAELGDGSLNLKLQKKMTEPMLTRYHRWVYENFRIESVETLREWVIQESQFHTTAHETIRGLTKGDWRPPGQRKINTFFAEPSIASRKQRQCPVCSKQHGVWNCELYQKMTVPSRWETAKQLKLCYRCLNSGHLGSFCRRSRVCAINGCRENHHRLLHRVQSVNIRNPDQPSAVNLDTMGRRVEILPSPTVVPFNNSAELPRAETPQLITEGEQQNITERSMTTVAHNESEVPAFVALRTVPVILKNGNRRIEVNALLDDASTRTYLNPDVAAQLGLQGEYQRVTVNVLNGRVEAFETMPVELEVLSVDGQFARKISALTTDRVTGNLRIIDWRKESSKWKHLQGIDFPKQSSARPIVDILIGIDCLDLHYSYEDVQGFPGDPIARRTPLGWTCVGNPDGKIGNCVQKNFIHAYFVRGEAKLEEIDLTLGKFWEIEAVHKDEPVLGIEDRTVMENTQKSLKQL from the exons ATGTGGACTCAACTTAAACGCGCCGCTATACCAGTATTTTCGGGAAATAAGAAGACTTATGAGAGCTGGAAAGCAGCATTCATTGCCTGCATTGACAAAGCACCCGCAACGCCAGAATATAAACTCCTTCAGTTACGGCAGTACTTATCGGGAGAGGCCCTTAAGACTATCGAGAACTTAGGACATTCAGAATACGCATACGAAGCTGCCAAAGAGAGACTAGATCGTAGGTTTGGCGGCCAACGACGTCAAATTGCCATTAAACTAGAAGAATTGGAAAATTTCAAACCCCTTCGACCCGAAAACTCAAAGGATTCGGAAGACTTTGCAGATCTGTTGGACATTGCAGTTATTAACCTTAAGGAGGCAGGAAGATCTGCAGAGCTTGGAGATGGGTCCCTAAACTTAAAACTGCAAAAGAAAATGACGGAGCCAATGCTTACACGCTATCATCGCTGGGTCTACGAGAATTTTAGGATCGAATCCGTGGAAACTCTGCGAGAGTGGGTCATACAAGAATCACAGTTTCATACCACTGCACATGAAACCATCAGAGGTCTTACCAAGGGAGACTGGCGCCCTCCAGGTCAACGCAAGATAAACACGTTTTTTGCAGAACCTTCGATCGCCAGTCGCAAGCAGCGACAATGTCCCGTTTGTAGCAAACAACATGGCGTTTGGAACTGCGAGTTGTACCAGAAGATGACTGTCCCCAGTCGCTGGGAAACGGCAAAACAACTCAAGTTATGCTATCGGTGCTTGAATTCTGGTCACCTAGGAAGCTTTTGTCGTCGAAGCAGAGTTTGTGCAATAAATGGTTGTCGCGAAAACCACCATAGGCTGTTGCACCGAGTTCAAAGTGTGAACATCAGAAATCCAGACCAGCCATCAGCAGTGAATTTGGATACCATGGGAAGAAGGGTGGAGATCCTACCAAGCCCGACGGTTGTTCCTTTCAACAATTCTGCTGAGTTACCCAGGGCTGAGACACCCCAACTGATTACGGAGGGGGAGCAGCAAAATATTACTGAACGATCGATGACCACAGTAGCCCATAACGAATCAGAGGTACCTGCTTTTGTTGCACTACGGACCGTCCCTGTAATCCTGAAAAATGGTAATCGCCGAATAGAAGTGAACGCCCTGCTGGACGATGCCAGTACGAGGACTTACCTCAATCCCGATGTTGCCGCCCAATTAGGCCTTCAGGGAGAATACCAAAGGGTGACAGTGAACGTGCTCAATGGAAGAGTTGAGGCTTTTGAAACAATGCCTGTAGAACTTGAGGTCTTGAGTGTAGATGGGCAGTTTGCCAGAAAAATCAGTGCTCTAACAACAGACCGTGTTACCGGAAACTTGCGCATTATCGACTGGAGAAAAGAATCGAGCAAGTGGAAACACCTCCAAGGAATTGACTTTCCAAAACAGAGTTCCGCGCGTCCGATTGTTGATATTCTGATTGGTATCGATTGTCTCGACTTACATTACTCTTACGAAGACGTCCAAGGGTTTCCAGGAGACCCAATTGCAAGACGTACACCCTTGGGTTGGACTTGTGTCGGAAATCCTGACGGCAAGATCGGGAACTGTGTACAGAAAAACTTCATTCATGCCTATTTTGTTCGTGGGGAAGCAAAGTTGGAGGAAATTGATTTAACTCTGGGCAAATTCTGGGAAATAGAAGCTGTCCACAAAGACGAGCCTGTTCTGGGAATCGAGGACAGAACTGTCATGGAAAACACCCAAAAGTCCTTAAA ACAACTATGA
- the LOC137991774 gene encoding uncharacterized protein, protein MVNRRGLPQEVVSDNGGNFVGAEKELHELAKKLDEDKIQRSVANKGIKWHFNPPLAPHFGGVHEIMIKAAKGSADVNDEELMTAFTGAEALINSTPLTYQSANPSDDVPLTPNHFLHGQTGGQFAPESVDNDKNLNINKRWRRIQELVKHFWRRWMREWLPNLN, encoded by the coding sequence ATGGTCAATCGTAGAGGACTTCCCCAGGAGGTTGTCTCGGACAACGGAGGAAACTTTGTTGGAGCTGAGAAAGAACTACATGAACTAGCCAAGAAACTTGACGAGGATAAAATTCAGAGATCTGTGGCAAATAAAGGCATCAAATGGCATTTCAATCCACCATTAGCGCCTCACTTCGGGGGAGTCCATGAAATCATGATTAAGGCAGCCAAGGGGTCGGCGGACGTTAACGATGAAGAACTGATGACAGCCTTTACTGGTGCAGAAGCTTTGATAAACTCAACACCGCTAACCTACCAGTCTGCAAATCCAAGCGACGATGTACCTCTCACGCCGAATCATTTTCTTCACGGACAAACTGGTGGTCAGTTTGCCCCAGAGAGCGTGGATAACGACAAAAATTTGAACATCAACAAAAGATGGCGAAGAATTCAAGAACTCGTCAAACATTTCTGGCGCAGATGGATGAGAGAGTGGTTACCCAACCtcaattaa
- the LOC137991775 gene encoding serine/arginine repetitive matrix protein 5-like, with amino-acid sequence MSFGPSSGGTAREYKSPSSGGTAREYKSPSSGGTAREYKSPSSGGTAREYKSPSSGGTAREYKSPSSGGTAREYKSPSSGGTAREYKSPSSGGTAREYKSPSSGGTAREYKSPSSGGTAREYKSPSSGGTAREYKSPSSGGTAREYKSPSSGGTAREYKSPSSGGTAREYKSPSSGGTAREYKSPSSGGTAREYKSPSSGGTAREYKSPSSGGTAREYKSPSSGGTAREYKSPSSGGTAREYKSPSSGGTAREYKSPSSGGTAREYKSPSSGGTAREYKSPSSGGTAREYKSPSSGGTAREYKSPSSGGTAREYKSPSSGGTAREYKSPSSGGTAREYKSPSSGGTAREYKSPSSGGTAREYKSPSSGGTAREYKSPSSGGTAREYKSPSSGGTAREYKSPSSGGTAREYKSPSSGGTAREYKSPSSGGTARDTYVRKKKKSDSPSGDDTHVAKSTRPIKTITLICLLSTFSPSLICTMLHID; translated from the exons ATGTCTTTTG GGCCCTCCAGTGGAGGCACTGCGCGAGagtacaagtctccatccagtggaggcacTGCGCGAGagtacaagtctccatccagtggaggcacTGCGCGAGagtacaagtctccatccagtggaggcacTGCGCGAGagtacaagtctccatccagtggaggcacTGCGCGAGagtacaagtctccatccagtggaggcacTGCGCGAGagtacaagtctccatccagtggaggcacTGCGCGAGagtacaagtctccatccagtggaggcacTGCGCGAGagtacaagtctccatccagtggaggcacTGCGCGAGagtacaagtctccatccagtggaggcacTGCGCGAGagtacaagtctccatccagtggaggcacTGCGCGAGagtacaagtctccatccagtggaggcacTGCGCGAGagtacaagtctccatccagtggaggcacTGCGCGAGagtacaagtctccatccagtggaggcacTGCGCGAGagtacaagtctccatccagtggaggcacTGCGCGAGagtacaagtctccatccagtggaggcacTGCGCGAGagtacaagtctccatccagtggaggcacTGCGCGAGagtacaagtctccatccagtggaggcacTGCGCGAGagtacaagtctccatccagtggaggcacTGCGCGAGagtacaagtctccatccagtggaggcacTGCGCGAGagtacaagtctccatccagtggaggcacTGCGCGAGagtacaagtctccatccagtggaggcacTGCGCGAGagtacaagtctccatccagtggaggcacTGCGCGAGagtacaagtctccatccagtggaggcacTGCGCGAGagtacaagtctccatccagtggaggcacTGCGCGAGagtacaagtctccatccagtggaggcacTGCGCGAGagtacaagtctccatccagtggaggcacTGCGCGAGagtacaagtctccatccagtggaggcacTGCGCGAGagtacaagtctccatccagtggaggcacTGCGCGAGagtacaagtctccatccagtggaggcacTGCGCGAGagtacaagtctccatccagtggaggcacTGCGCGAGagtacaagtctccatccagtggaggcacTGCGCGAGagtacaagtctccatccagtggaggcacTGCGCGAGagtacaagtctccatccagtggaggcacTGCGCGAGagtacaagtctccatccagtggaggcacTGCGCGAGagtacaagtctccatccagtggaggcacTGCGCGCGACACCTAtgtgagaaagaaaaagaagtccGATTCTCCCAGTGGGGACGACACCCATGTGGCAAAATCAACACGTCCGATAAAAACAATAACTCTTATTTGTCTCCTTTCAACATTCTCCCCTTCCTTGATATGCACGATGTTGCATATCGACTAA